A stretch of Polypterus senegalus isolate Bchr_013 chromosome 3, ASM1683550v1, whole genome shotgun sequence DNA encodes these proteins:
- the LOC120526779 gene encoding uncharacterized protein LOC120526779 yields the protein MHLEETRTQLAKMEARLAVAEVGKPEAALPLPAPLLTLSEEDDIESYMLIFERTTTHNLWPKTEWTYILAPYLKGDAQRAYCNLSEEEAADYDTLKGEISKYYGITVDQPTREWRQWKFDPDKPIKTQAFEFWRKTRCWLRLDVNARQVVEQFACETLVNSLPDHFAQQVRRQSYRNMDALIEVIERHLVISKTERSDTDCSPSPTEAYCST from the coding sequence ATGCACCTGGAAGAAACGAGGACCCAACTTGCAAAGATGGAGGCTCGGCTCGCTGTGGCAGAAGTGGGAAAACCGGAGGCTGCTCTACCTCTCCCTGCTCCGTTACTGACACTTTCGGAGGAGGATGATATTGAGTCATATATGCTAATTTTTGAGCGTACCACTACACATAATCTTTGGCCAAAGACAGAGTGGACATACATACTTGCACCATACCTGAAGGGTGATGCGCAGCGGGCTTACTGCAATCTCTCCGAGGAGGAGGCTGCCGATTATGACACTCTTAAAGGCGAGATTTCCAAGTACTATGGCATCACCGTGGACCAGCCAACGAGGGAATGGAGGCAGTGGAAATTTGACCCTGATAAGCCCATAAAGACCCAGGCTTTTGAATTCTGGAGGAAAACTAGGTGCTGGTTACGACTGGATGTCAATGCCAGACAGGTCGTAGAGCAGTTTGCCTGTGAGACCTTGGTTAATTCCCTGCCTGACCATTTTGCTCAGCAGGTCCGTAGACAATCCTATAGAAATATGGATGCCCTTATAGAGGTAATCGAGCGACACTTGGTGATCTCCAAGACTGAGAGGTCGGATACAGACTGCTCGCCTAGCCCCACAGAGGCGTATTGCTCAACCTGA